Within the Sulfuriferula thiophila genome, the region CAGTTAAATGAACTCAGAACCCACCTGATTACCGCACAGAAAAAATTATCCGATTACCAGCAAAGCAAAGGCATTGTTGTCGTCGATGAAAAGCTCGATGTGGAAAGCGCCCGCCTGGCCAATACCGCAAGCCAGCTAAGCCTGGCGCAAGGCCAGACCTTTGACAGCACATCGCGCAACAGCCGGTCCGGTGATCAGCTGTCCGACGTGATCAATAACCCGGTCATCCAGTCACTCAAAACCGAGCTGGCGAAAGGTGAAGCCAAGCTGGATCAACTCTCCCGCAGTGTTGGTAAAAACCACCCTGATTACCTGCGCGCCCATGCCGAGGTAGACGCCCTGCGCAGCCAGCTCGCACAGGAAACCCGCAGCGCCCAGCAAAGCGTCAACACCACCATGCGTGTCGCGCAACAACGCGAAGCAGATCTGCGTAACTCATTAGCCGCACAAAAAGAAAAACTGCTGGCCCTCAAGCAAAACCGTGACGCAGGTGCCGTGCTGGTGCAAGACGTAGAAAGCGCGCAAAAAGCCTACGACATGGCCTTGCAGCGCTCAACCGAAACCCGCATGGCCAGCCAGACCAATCAGACCAACATCACCCTGCTCAACCCGGCAACGATGCCCACCCAGCAATCCAGCAAAGGCATGGCCGTAGTCGTCATACTTGCCTTATTTATGGGTACATTCCTCGGTTTGATGTTTACTCTGGTTGCCGAAATCATGGATAGACGTATACGCACAGAAACTGATCTGACTGACATCCTCGGCCTGCCCGTACTAGTCACACTCAATGCCAGCAAGCCCATAAAAACCAAAGGACTATCGGGTTTACTCAATCGTCCGAAACCAATGCTGAACTAGGTCTGGAGAATTAATCATGAGCACACCTATCATCAATATCCAGCCGCGCACCTCCGCAGACGACTCCATAGGTAATCTGCTGCTACAGGCCGGCAAAATCCGCGTCTCCGACGTGCAGAGCATATTAAGCCTGCAAAACACTGAAGAACTAAGATTCGGCGAAGCCGCAGTCAAGCTCGGTCTGGTCACAGAGGGCGACATCAGCCGCGTACTGGCCGACCAGTTTGACTACACCTACTTAACACCAGGTGAAGGCGGTTTCAGCCCAGAGCTGGTATGCGCCTACCGGCCATTTACCCAGCCCGCAGAAAAAATCCGCATGCTACGCAACCAGCTGCTGTCACGCTGGTTCAGCAATGGCAAAAAATCCTTATCCATACTCGGCGCCGGCAATGGCGTAGGCACCAGCTACACCGCCGCCAATCTGGCCGTTGCCTTTGCCCAGCTTGGCC harbors:
- the epsF gene encoding chain length determinant protein EpsF, producing MNMISFLRVIWARKTVLLITIALTVLAAIAVKMILPPQYQATASVIVDFKQPDNVTGVMLSPQLMPGYVATQVDVLASHNVALKVVDDLKLTQDQQLRQQFADEAKGQGNIRDWLAELLLKDLTITPSRESNLIDVSYKSTDAESAMIIANAFVKAYIQTNLELQTGPATQANKWYESQLNELRTHLITAQKKLSDYQQSKGIVVVDEKLDVESARLANTASQLSLAQGQTFDSTSRNSRSGDQLSDVINNPVIQSLKTELAKGEAKLDQLSRSVGKNHPDYLRAHAEVDALRSQLAQETRSAQQSVNTTMRVAQQREADLRNSLAAQKEKLLALKQNRDAGAVLVQDVESAQKAYDMALQRSTETRMASQTNQTNITLLNPATMPTQQSSKGMAVVVILALFMGTFLGLMFTLVAEIMDRRIRTETDLTDILGLPVLVTLNASKPIKTKGLSGLLNRPKPMLN
- a CDS encoding polysaccharide biosynthesis tyrosine autokinase, whose amino-acid sequence is MSTPIINIQPRTSADDSIGNLLLQAGKIRVSDVQSILSLQNTEELRFGEAAVKLGLVTEGDISRVLADQFDYTYLTPGEGGFSPELVCAYRPFTQPAEKIRMLRNQLLSRWFSNGKKSLSILGAGNGVGTSYTAANLAVAFAQLGQRTLLIDANLHAPRQHQIFNLDNRAGFASMLAGRADMTSIIKLEALSSLSVLPSGAIPPNPAEIIARGMKSKLLSDLGHHFDIILFDTPSFNEHAESASLAMISEGGILVTRQDKTKYRDLEQIRDTLNGTSAQLLGTVLNQA